The genomic region GGTCGGCCCCTACAGGGCGGGCGCCGGTCGTAGGGGCCCTGCCGAAATCCGTCAGACGCGCCACGCATCCTTCGGTTCAAGGTTTGTTGCCGCCGGATTCTCGGGATCGATTGTCCAACGAGTCGGGTTGTCTACAATGTATTGCCGAATCCGATTGAGAGATTCTTCATTGCGAACGACGTGTTCATAATAATTTCGCTGCCACAATCGACCCTGAAACGTTGTCCAACCCAATGTTTTCACACCACGCATGTATTGGTTCGTCGTCATCGTTTTAAACCATTGGACGACGGTGTGTAGGGGCGCACCTGTGTGTGCGCCCCTCTGAATAGCGTCCTTTCCAAAAGGGCCGACACGCAGGTCGGCCCCTACAGTCGGACCTGCGATGACGACAATCCCATGAAAATGATTTGGCATAATCACGAATTCGTCCGTTTCGACTGTGGGGAATTTGCGGCTCAATTCTATCCACCAATGTCCAATCATTGCACCCGCCTCGTTGAACCGCATTTCTCCGTCGGCAACATCGCCAAACAAGCAGGCTCGATCATGTGTGACGACGGTGACGAAATACGCCCCTGATTGCCCGTAGTCATAGTCTTTTAACCGGATCGAGCGCCGGTGGTGTCTTTCCGGATCGTATGCCATGCGTCAGCTCGTCCGGACGCGGGCGTGGAAGCCCGCCCGTTCGAGCGCCTGGTGAATCTTTTGGCCGTGCTCGTGGCCCGTGGTCTCGAGAATCAGCTCCACTTCGGTCTCGCCGATCGAGATTTCGCCGAAGCCGCGCACGTGCTCGATCTGCAGGATGTTGGCGCCCTCTTTGGCGATCGACTGCGCCAGCGCGGCGAGGTGTCCCGGCCGATCGGGCACGACGACTGAAAGGCGGATCACCCGGCCGTCTTGAATCAAGCCCTTCTCGATGATCCGGGAAATGAGATTCATGTCGATGTTGCCGCCGGAAATAATCAGCGCCACATTCTTTCCTTTGAAATCGATCTTGCCGTTGACGAGAGCGGCGAGGGAAACCGCGGCGGCGCCCTCGGCGACCGTCTTTTCGATTTCGAGCAGCAACAAGACGGCGTTGGCGATTTCCTCCTCGCTCACCGTGACGATTCGATCCACGTACTTCTCCGCGATCCGGAGCGGAAGCTCGCCCACCGCGCGCACGGCAATGCCGTCGGCGATGGTCGTTGCCGGGGGGAGATGGAGCACCTTACCCGCTTCCATGGCCGCCTTCATCGATGGAATCCGCTCCGCCTGCACGCCGATAATGCGAATGCCGGGCTTGCGCTCCTTCAACGCCAACGCGACTCCGGCGATCAAACCGCCGCCGCCGACCGGCACAACGACTGAATCCAACTCCGGACACTGTTCGTGCAGCTCCAGGCCGAGCGTCCCCTGGCCGGCGATGACCCAGGGATCGTCGAACGAATGAATAAACGTCAGGCCTTCTTCGCGGCCGATACGCTCAGCCTCTTCGAGAGCCGAATCGTAGTCGGACCCATACGGGATCGCGCGCGCCCCGTAACGGCGCACCGAAGCTACCTTGATGAGCGGCGCGTGAACCGGCATCACGATCGTGGAAGGAATCCCCAGCCGCTGGCTATGAAAAGCCAGCGCCATG from Candidatus Binatia bacterium harbors:
- a CDS encoding transposase → MAYDPERHHRRSIRLKDYDYGQSGAYFVTVVTHDRACLFGDVADGEMRFNEAGAMIGHWWIELSRKFPTVETDEFVIMPNHFHGIVVIAGPTVGADLRVGPFGKDAIQRGAHTGAPLHTVVQWFKTMTTNQYMRGVKTLGWTTFQGRLWQRNYYEHVVRNEESLNRIRQYIVDNPTRWTIDPENPAATNLEPKDAWRV
- the ilvA gene encoding threonine ammonia-lyase: MALAFHSQRLGIPSTIVMPVHAPLIKVASVRRYGARAIPYGSDYDSALEEAERIGREEGLTFIHSFDDPWVIAGQGTLGLELHEQCPELDSVVVPVGGGGLIAGVALALKERKPGIRIIGVQAERIPSMKAAMEAGKVLHLPPATTIADGIAVRAVGELPLRIAEKYVDRIVTVSEEEIANAVLLLLEIEKTVAEGAAAVSLAALVNGKIDFKGKNVALIISGGNIDMNLISRIIEKGLIQDGRVIRLSVVVPDRPGHLAALAQSIAKEGANILQIEHVRGFGEISIGETEVELILETTGHEHGQKIHQALERAGFHARVRTS